A region from the Leptospirillum ferriphilum ML-04 genome encodes:
- a CDS encoding aminotransferase class I/II-fold pyridoxal phosphate-dependent enzyme, with translation MSHLDHNRTPLFDAMVALAESRKVSFHTPGHKSGKGISTRFRKFVGPKVFSIDLTCLDEVDSLQKPRGVIREAQELAADIYDADQSYFLVNGTSGGNQAMLLSCLQPGEPFLTTRILHKSAVSGMIMADARPIFIPLQENKKTSLLLNDQTDSILSTMDAHPEVRTLFLTSPNYYGVTLNLPLVTREAHKRGIRVLLDEAHGPHLHFHEALPVSAMTAEVDMCVQSTHKIIGGMTQASILHAKSARIDLGRLSSTLRYLQTTSPSYILMASLDLARMQMATEGRKLLGKALDLSRRGRDRIRKIPGLTCIDRTEVQTLSAGDNDLDETKLTIGVSGLGLTGYQVSQRLNQEFGIQVEMADLMHILVIVSIGDHREDIDRLVTSLEKIAGQSPQSSLPAYSAELQKPYSLNPGKVSPREAFFSSHELVPLEEAEGRIAADIVTVYPPGIPLLIPGEQINRDILDFLFTMRGTGATLDGLDPTNTRLKVVA, from the coding sequence ATGTCTCATCTGGACCATAACCGGACGCCTCTCTTTGACGCCATGGTGGCTCTGGCAGAAAGCCGGAAGGTTTCTTTTCATACCCCCGGGCACAAGAGCGGGAAGGGAATTTCCACCCGTTTTCGCAAATTTGTCGGCCCCAAGGTTTTTTCCATCGACCTGACCTGTCTTGATGAAGTCGACTCCCTTCAGAAACCGAGGGGAGTCATCCGTGAAGCCCAGGAGCTTGCGGCCGACATCTATGATGCAGACCAATCCTACTTTCTCGTCAATGGAACTTCAGGTGGAAACCAGGCCATGCTCCTCTCCTGTCTCCAACCCGGAGAACCGTTTCTGACAACGCGGATCCTTCATAAATCTGCCGTTTCCGGAATGATCATGGCAGATGCAAGGCCCATTTTCATTCCTCTTCAGGAAAACAAAAAGACGTCCCTTCTCCTGAATGACCAGACAGACTCCATCCTTTCCACCATGGACGCACATCCGGAGGTCCGGACACTCTTTTTAACTTCCCCTAATTATTATGGGGTTACGCTGAACCTTCCTCTGGTGACTCGCGAAGCTCACAAACGTGGGATCCGGGTTCTCCTTGACGAAGCCCATGGCCCTCATCTTCACTTTCATGAAGCTCTTCCCGTGAGCGCAATGACAGCGGAAGTTGACATGTGTGTTCAGTCCACACACAAGATCATTGGTGGAATGACACAAGCTTCCATACTCCACGCCAAGAGTGCCCGTATCGATCTGGGAAGACTCTCTTCAACACTCCGCTACCTTCAAACCACAAGTCCGTCCTACATCTTGATGGCATCCCTGGATCTTGCAAGAATGCAAATGGCAACAGAAGGCCGGAAACTTCTGGGAAAAGCACTGGACCTTTCCAGGCGCGGACGGGACAGGATCCGAAAAATTCCCGGGCTGACCTGTATAGACCGCACAGAAGTCCAGACCCTTTCAGCGGGCGATAATGACTTGGACGAAACAAAACTCACGATCGGAGTCAGCGGCCTGGGGCTGACCGGGTACCAGGTTTCCCAGAGGCTCAACCAGGAATTCGGGATCCAAGTTGAAATGGCCGACTTGATGCATATCCTTGTTATTGTCAGTATCGGGGATCATCGGGAAGATATCGACAGGCTGGTGACCTCCCTTGAGAAAATTGCCGGTCAAAGTCCTCAATCCTCATTGCCGGCCTATTCTGCGGAACTCCAGAAACCCTATTCCCTGAACCCTGGAAAAGTATCCCCCCGGGAGGCTTTTTTCTCCTCCCATGAACTTGTTCCCCTCGAAGAGGCAGAAGGTCGGATCGCGGCCGATATCGTGACTGTTTACCCTCCGGGAATTCCACTCCTGATCCCCGGGGAACAAATTAACCGGGATATTCTGGATTTCCTCTTTACAATGCGGGGAACAGGTGCCACCCTCGACGGACTGGATCCAACGAATACACGGTTAAAAGTGGTCGCTTGA
- the speE gene encoding polyamine aminopropyltransferase, which yields MSAPRTSKWYIEYSSPYLGHMHGITDILVSSQTKFQKMDIVRSGAFGTCLILDDKMQASSVDEFIYHETLVHPVMLAHPEPKNILVIGGGEGATLREVLRHKTVQKAVMVDIDDQVIEECKKHLPSWSQGAFDDKRSRIISTDARKYLEETDEIFDVIITDLSEPVEEGPAYLLYTREFYQMALGRLSPKGTLSLQAGTAAIPYLLNFSAVFQTLKSVFPVVAPYQTFVPSFGLPWGFAIASKGNDPRAFREEDVNKHISERISGSLAYYDGLTHQGMFGLPKHIRKELDSSKIIIEDNHPLFTYH from the coding sequence ATGAGCGCTCCAAGGACTTCGAAGTGGTATATTGAATATTCGTCGCCGTATTTGGGCCACATGCACGGCATAACGGATATATTGGTTTCGTCCCAGACCAAATTCCAGAAGATGGATATCGTTCGTTCCGGCGCCTTCGGAACATGCCTGATTCTGGATGACAAAATGCAGGCATCCTCGGTCGACGAATTCATTTATCACGAGACTCTCGTGCACCCTGTGATGCTGGCTCACCCTGAACCCAAAAACATCCTTGTCATTGGGGGCGGGGAAGGAGCAACTCTCCGGGAGGTCCTTCGTCACAAGACTGTTCAGAAAGCCGTCATGGTCGACATTGATGACCAAGTTATCGAAGAATGCAAAAAACATCTTCCCTCCTGGAGCCAGGGAGCATTTGACGACAAACGCTCGCGCATCATATCGACCGATGCCCGGAAATATCTGGAAGAAACGGACGAGATCTTCGATGTGATTATCACAGACCTTTCGGAACCTGTCGAAGAAGGCCCTGCATATTTGCTGTACACACGGGAGTTTTACCAGATGGCTCTTGGACGTCTCTCCCCCAAAGGAACCCTTTCCCTTCAGGCGGGAACGGCAGCGATCCCTTACCTTCTTAATTTTTCTGCGGTTTTTCAGACATTGAAGTCGGTCTTTCCGGTTGTTGCACCCTACCAGACGTTTGTCCCGTCGTTCGGACTTCCCTGGGGATTTGCGATCGCGTCAAAGGGAAATGACCCCAGGGCATTTCGTGAAGAGGATGTCAACAAACACATTTCGGAACGGATTTCCGGTTCCCTTGCTTATTATGATGGACTGACCCATCAAGGAATGTTTGGACTTCCAAAACATATCCGGAAAGAACTGGACAGTTCCAAAATTATTATTGAAGATAACCATCCCCTCTTTACCTATCACTGA
- a CDS encoding phosphatidylglycerophosphatase A, producing the protein MKNVLPVFERAISTVFGIGYFPWAPGTMGSLAALFVWWRLPPEPFSEEISGVCLACVAGIYFSGRFSGALGVRDPGVIVVDEFVGQFISLLWTEHDIIHGLTAFLFFRFLDIFKPGPIRWAERLPGGFGIMADDILAGCLAGVLTLVLYRIMPV; encoded by the coding sequence ATGAAGAATGTTTTACCGGTTTTTGAAAGGGCGATCAGCACTGTCTTTGGGATCGGTTATTTCCCCTGGGCCCCGGGAACGATGGGAAGTCTGGCTGCGCTCTTCGTTTGGTGGAGACTTCCCCCGGAACCGTTTTCTGAAGAAATTTCAGGGGTATGTCTTGCCTGTGTTGCGGGGATCTACTTCAGTGGTCGATTCTCCGGGGCTCTGGGGGTTCGGGACCCGGGTGTGATTGTGGTGGACGAGTTTGTGGGGCAATTCATTTCTCTCCTCTGGACAGAACATGATATCATTCATGGGTTAACCGCATTTCTCTTTTTCCGTTTTCTGGATATTTTCAAGCCCGGACCGATTCGCTGGGCAGAGCGGCTCCCCGGCGGTTTCGGTATCATGGCAGACGATATACTTGCTGGCTGTTTGGCTGGTGTCCTGACACTGGTCCTCTACCGCATCATGCCTGTCTAG
- a CDS encoding DNA repair protein RecN, translating to MLLHLKIANLATFREVVLDLSPGLTCVTGETGSGKSLFVDALSFLSGQKNRLLFVPPGQNEGVVEAIFSPSQTMPVFLKDVVLPGDDWVLRRTLLANGRTRQQVNGTNITQSQLQELGTCLMDLVGQGEGFRLQNPRIHAEYLDSYGETLSLLDSYKQLREDYLEKKRLLSETEKQQSDFERRRERIREINVDRESLSPRPGEWAFLQTSLSVLLHTHDLMEAASMVYDHLYGSEESILGKIRKMSQDLDRLKVHDPRLGEVAIPLGEAYTLLKESAEESRQYLEGLSFDPEELGKTESRILEFQRLSRKYNVPPEELSEFFEKNALELLEEDPEYLQKMQKAVYHAADVLRDTQQKLSEKRKMASIRLSKEVTDRLPKLRLEKGIFSVNLIHSGGEFPPEGAEEVRFYFTANPDLPPKPLDQIASGGELSRILLVLKQLLAEKDSVETLVFDEVDSGIGGEVGETVGDILSEISSTRQVVAITHLHQVARKAGTHLVIQKREKEGVTESTVTVAEGESRVSEIARMLGGSDLAPSTMTLARELLLSSSSDQNRSASNRKSPSI from the coding sequence GTGCTCCTTCACCTGAAAATTGCGAATCTGGCCACTTTCAGGGAAGTCGTTCTTGATCTTTCCCCAGGCCTGACTTGCGTGACGGGGGAGACTGGAAGCGGTAAGTCTCTCTTTGTGGATGCCCTCTCTTTCCTTTCAGGCCAAAAAAATCGTCTTCTGTTTGTTCCTCCGGGGCAAAATGAAGGGGTCGTCGAGGCAATTTTCTCTCCTTCTCAAACGATGCCCGTCTTTCTGAAGGACGTTGTTCTTCCCGGGGATGACTGGGTTCTAAGACGCACCCTTCTCGCGAACGGACGTACTCGACAGCAGGTGAACGGAACCAATATTACCCAGAGTCAGCTTCAGGAACTGGGAACCTGTCTGATGGATCTTGTTGGACAAGGGGAAGGTTTTCGCCTTCAGAATCCGCGCATTCATGCAGAATATCTTGACTCATACGGGGAAACGCTGTCTCTTCTGGATTCTTATAAACAACTTCGCGAAGACTATCTCGAGAAAAAGCGTCTTTTGTCCGAAACGGAAAAACAGCAATCCGATTTTGAACGTCGGCGGGAACGAATCCGGGAAATCAACGTGGACAGGGAGTCTCTTTCCCCCCGCCCGGGGGAATGGGCTTTCCTCCAGACCTCTCTATCCGTCCTTCTCCATACCCACGATCTCATGGAAGCAGCAAGTATGGTGTATGACCATCTCTACGGTTCGGAAGAGAGTATTCTGGGAAAGATCCGGAAGATGTCCCAGGATTTGGACCGTCTGAAAGTACATGATCCCAGGTTGGGGGAGGTTGCAATACCGTTGGGAGAGGCCTACACACTCTTAAAGGAATCTGCGGAGGAAAGCCGTCAATATCTGGAAGGATTGTCCTTCGATCCTGAAGAATTGGGGAAAACGGAATCCAGAATTCTTGAATTTCAGCGATTATCTCGAAAATACAATGTTCCGCCGGAGGAGTTGAGCGAATTTTTTGAGAAGAATGCTCTGGAGTTGCTGGAAGAAGATCCGGAATACCTTCAAAAAATGCAGAAGGCGGTCTATCATGCCGCGGATGTACTTCGCGATACTCAGCAAAAACTCTCGGAAAAAAGGAAAATGGCATCCATCCGTCTCAGTAAAGAGGTGACGGATCGCCTGCCAAAACTCCGGCTTGAGAAAGGAATCTTTTCCGTCAATTTGATTCACTCGGGTGGGGAATTTCCCCCCGAGGGTGCGGAGGAGGTCCGTTTTTATTTTACGGCCAATCCCGACTTGCCCCCAAAACCACTTGATCAGATTGCCTCCGGCGGTGAACTATCAAGAATCTTACTTGTGCTGAAACAACTTTTGGCCGAAAAAGATTCTGTCGAAACATTGGTGTTCGACGAAGTCGATTCCGGTATCGGAGGTGAGGTGGGGGAGACGGTCGGGGATATTTTGTCCGAAATTTCCAGTACCAGGCAAGTCGTGGCTATTACCCACCTCCATCAGGTCGCCCGGAAAGCGGGAACTCATCTGGTGATTCAAAAAAGGGAGAAGGAGGGTGTAACGGAATCAACAGTCACGGTGGCCGAAGGAGAGAGCAGAGTTTCAGAAATTGCCCGCATGCTGGGGGGGAGCGATCTGGCCCCATCGACAATGACGCTAGCCCGGGAACTTCTTTTGTCGAGCAGCTCCGACCAGAACCGCTCCGCTTCAAATCGCAAGAGTCCTTCCATATAG
- a CDS encoding sensor domain-containing diguanylate cyclase gives MDNPSPTPSDAPDRLSLFQRFTNAFFETDRLIMQFPSPQTFFEKIGQIMMEADLAHAVWIGVVHPESEWIDWKVMTGIPEHQKSVFRISVDPESTESILFLSEAVRTHKMAIGNNFLSALTQPQWHRILSESGLQSSIAVPFRLKKGVGIFALFGNRVGFFETELASLIEKFSANLTFALENREREEDRRKKDERVSRLQRFTRSFAEINELLMKRPDPDQLFDAVSRIIVDSGQARTSVIGLVDPQSGWVQWGWSTNSPKGWEKLLRVNLNPVLPEGQTMTAKALRNGKIALENDYLNSLPEGDWKSFIKTTDIRAVTVVPFFFQQEIHGLLGVAGDRIGFFDQELIDLLDKLGKNITFGLENHAQEANQKKDAEKIRSLQRLTKALADTNRMLIEIPPPQKLLETACQIVVEAGETSAAWIGLIDPGEEFLEWKAASGSSWQFFKDVRISLDKESPDGQVPTAEALRTGLPQIVEDYSETPGSHIWPDAMQKIGLKSLCAIPFNLHTGQKGVLVVGAEKTSFFDDSLVDLLSQLASNIAFGLENWEREQIRKMRETEIRNLSLTDELTGLPNRRHFHEYLKDVLDHVQDSRGKIALAIIDLDGFKTINDSMGHPAGDKVLTRVGQNLQRSLSEKAFLSRIGGDEFAVLISDFENRNRLVSQLHKLSFACAQEILFEDFSIRISASIGVSVFPDDTGNMEQMLRLADFALYRVKAEGKSGWLFADGETGKLSLNDMVNP, from the coding sequence TTGGACAACCCTTCTCCCACCCCTTCCGACGCTCCCGATCGCCTTTCCCTATTTCAACGATTTACCAACGCATTCTTTGAAACAGACCGTCTCATCATGCAGTTTCCCTCTCCCCAGACCTTCTTTGAAAAAATCGGGCAAATCATGATGGAAGCGGATCTGGCCCACGCCGTCTGGATCGGCGTTGTCCATCCCGAATCGGAGTGGATCGACTGGAAAGTCATGACGGGAATACCGGAACACCAGAAATCTGTCTTTCGCATTTCCGTCGACCCGGAATCCACCGAAAGTATCCTTTTTCTGTCCGAAGCCGTCAGAACGCATAAAATGGCCATCGGAAACAATTTTCTGAGTGCACTCACCCAACCCCAATGGCACCGGATCTTGAGTGAATCTGGACTCCAATCCTCGATAGCCGTCCCCTTCCGGCTAAAAAAGGGGGTCGGCATATTCGCCCTCTTCGGGAATCGGGTGGGATTTTTCGAAACGGAGCTGGCCAGTCTCATTGAAAAATTTTCGGCAAACCTCACCTTTGCCCTTGAGAACCGGGAACGGGAAGAAGATCGTCGAAAAAAAGATGAACGGGTTTCTCGGCTTCAGAGATTTACCCGATCCTTTGCAGAAATCAACGAACTCCTCATGAAGAGGCCCGATCCCGATCAGCTTTTCGATGCCGTCTCCCGGATTATAGTCGATTCCGGGCAAGCCCGGACTTCGGTCATCGGGCTGGTCGATCCCCAATCAGGATGGGTCCAGTGGGGATGGTCGACAAACTCCCCGAAAGGATGGGAAAAACTTCTCCGCGTGAACCTGAATCCGGTTCTTCCAGAAGGCCAAACGATGACGGCGAAGGCACTGCGTAACGGGAAAATTGCCCTTGAAAACGATTACCTGAACTCGTTGCCCGAAGGAGACTGGAAATCTTTTATCAAAACAACGGACATCCGTGCGGTCACCGTTGTCCCCTTTTTCTTTCAACAGGAGATTCATGGACTCCTGGGCGTCGCAGGAGACAGAATCGGTTTCTTTGATCAGGAATTGATTGATCTTCTGGACAAGCTTGGCAAGAACATCACCTTTGGACTGGAGAATCACGCGCAGGAGGCCAATCAGAAGAAGGATGCCGAAAAGATTCGATCGCTACAGAGACTGACAAAAGCTCTGGCGGACACGAATCGGATGCTGATCGAAATCCCTCCTCCCCAAAAGCTGTTGGAAACTGCCTGCCAGATCGTGGTCGAAGCCGGGGAAACAAGTGCCGCATGGATTGGGTTGATCGATCCCGGAGAGGAATTTCTGGAATGGAAAGCGGCTTCGGGATCGTCCTGGCAATTCTTCAAAGATGTGCGGATCTCCCTCGATAAAGAGAGCCCGGACGGACAGGTTCCCACGGCTGAAGCTCTTCGGACCGGACTCCCTCAAATTGTGGAAGACTATTCCGAAACTCCAGGATCACACATCTGGCCTGATGCCATGCAGAAAATTGGTTTAAAATCCCTTTGCGCCATCCCTTTCAACCTTCACACCGGCCAAAAAGGCGTTCTTGTTGTTGGCGCTGAGAAAACGTCTTTTTTTGATGATTCTCTTGTCGATCTTCTCTCCCAGCTTGCATCAAACATCGCATTTGGACTTGAAAACTGGGAACGGGAACAAATCCGGAAAATGCGCGAAACAGAAATCCGGAATCTTTCCCTGACCGATGAACTGACGGGCCTTCCCAACCGGAGACACTTCCATGAATACTTAAAGGATGTCCTTGATCACGTCCAGGATTCCCGGGGGAAAATCGCTCTGGCAATCATAGACCTTGACGGATTTAAAACAATCAATGATTCAATGGGCCATCCTGCTGGCGACAAAGTCTTGACCCGGGTCGGCCAGAACTTGCAAAGGAGTCTTTCGGAAAAAGCGTTTTTGTCCCGCATCGGAGGTGACGAATTCGCCGTTTTGATCAGTGACTTTGAAAACCGGAACCGGCTTGTCTCCCAGCTGCACAAATTAAGCTTTGCCTGCGCGCAGGAAATTCTCTTTGAAGATTTCTCTATCCGAATTTCTGCAAGCATTGGCGTCTCCGTGTTTCCCGACGATACCGGAAATATGGAGCAAATGCTTCGTCTCGCTGATTTCGCTTTGTACAGGGTGAAGGCAGAAGGGAAATCCGGATGGCTCTTTGCAGACGGGGAAACCGGAAAGCTCTCTTTAAACGATATGGTAAACCCTTAA
- a CDS encoding DUF3109 family protein, producing MVKMSSGVFVPFPGRERTLVMIGGVWVDPSLWTTKFDCNVELQGCHSMCCYRSNILAPGEKEKIEAHLEGILPYMTPVKRHLLQERGGFVADCRTQCPDGCELNEDEVNAMARAFRLSEDFRCNLIVRSEQSGESMDSCIFLSQNTSGENHCSIHAYAIDAGINWMDIKPVDCIQYPLAVFQERGKTILAPQTTSFLSHLPCHESGLGPWMYQSMESTIRFLLGGEFFEALDLYVRENVEPGRLERS from the coding sequence ATGGTAAAAATGAGTTCCGGGGTGTTTGTGCCGTTTCCAGGAAGAGAACGGACACTGGTCATGATTGGCGGCGTCTGGGTAGATCCCAGCCTCTGGACAACGAAGTTCGACTGTAACGTTGAATTGCAAGGCTGTCACTCCATGTGTTGCTACCGCTCAAACATCCTGGCACCGGGAGAAAAGGAAAAGATCGAGGCTCACCTTGAAGGAATTCTGCCCTATATGACACCGGTGAAGCGGCATCTCCTCCAGGAGAGGGGAGGGTTTGTCGCGGATTGCAGGACGCAATGTCCGGACGGATGCGAGTTAAATGAAGACGAAGTCAACGCGATGGCGAGGGCCTTCCGGTTGTCCGAAGATTTTCGCTGTAATCTCATCGTTCGGTCGGAGCAATCCGGAGAATCGATGGATTCCTGCATTTTTCTCTCCCAGAACACCTCCGGAGAAAACCATTGTTCCATTCACGCTTACGCCATTGATGCAGGCATCAACTGGATGGATATCAAACCTGTGGATTGTATCCAGTATCCGCTGGCCGTTTTTCAGGAAAGAGGGAAAACAATTCTTGCTCCTCAGACGACTTCCTTTCTCTCTCATTTACCTTGTCATGAAAGCGGTCTGGGCCCCTGGATGTACCAGTCGATGGAATCGACCATTCGATTCCTGCTTGGCGGAGAATTTTTTGAAGCCCTGGATTTGTATGTTCGGGAAAATGTTGAACCTGGGCGGCTTGAGAGGTCATAG
- a CDS encoding UPF0182 family protein, with protein MGLKAPWIFLGFFTLVLFSTQDLMDLEIDYLWYRSVHHPELFWLYLFPRIVLAALSAGIFFLISLAGLFSVPPQSDLFLFQQGGTVRSIPYRTVRKVIATFLFLVSIFIGDHFTAPEWSYRLLSALKPVTSGDTDPVFHHDVTFYLFRLPLLEDLLGLLVPSLLFAAILSVTLGKMNNSWTLNKNVLSLSPRYRARVFPLFGLIAIALAIRVQLSRYRLLFENGDLISGPGYTIMHATMPAMVLLEILLLLVALTFFLLVRRGSPYAPFSLSLFALVFAFFGLSVVPTLVERFVVLPDQFHYEKPYLRKNIFWTRKAYRLDRITIKHIPRLDGLAQSDIESNSATIRNIRLWDHRPLLTTVRQLQQIRTYYQFPLLAPDRYNLDGSIRQVLVAPRELSYGNLPSPNWINLHLAYTHGHGLIMTPVNRVTSEGLPVFWIKNIPPQTRKNMRLEHARIYYGDQSTPYAVVNTKVGEFDYPKGSRNIYNHYSGTGGVRLKNAGRRLLYSYAFGTLKISLSNAITPDSRILYHRNIFDIVHKLAPYLTLDPDPVPIITQKGRLLWMIDAYTTSSHFPYATSLPGPQALINPFSSFNSGHYPALVTWPRQFNYIRNPVKILLDPKNGFPTFYVTDPSDPVLETYRKLSPSLYHPLSDMPDDIRTHLRFPPAIFSIMARINELYHMTSPHTFFNKEDLWSLPRRNDQLMSPYYSIMKLPGEKSEEYVMMLPYTPAHRQNLSAWLVGRSDGTHLGEMVAYTFAKERLIYGPDQIEARIDQRGPISKQLTLWNQMGSHVVRGTLLIIPIANTLLYVEPLYLEATSPGALPELRRVILAVGDRVVMRKTLSQALEALFEESGEGGNSEESAPREAGTRHEPLGVTGWVRLHQLAQDAQDAFQKSDIARFGKDVQEILKVIQAHP; from the coding sequence ATGGGCCTCAAAGCTCCCTGGATTTTTCTCGGCTTTTTCACACTGGTTCTCTTTTCCACCCAGGACCTGATGGACCTTGAAATCGACTACCTCTGGTATCGGTCGGTCCATCACCCGGAGCTTTTCTGGCTTTACCTTTTTCCCCGGATTGTTCTTGCCGCCCTGTCGGCAGGAATATTTTTTCTCATTTCTCTCGCTGGTTTATTTTCTGTTCCCCCTCAATCCGATCTGTTTCTTTTCCAACAGGGAGGAACAGTTCGCTCGATCCCCTACCGGACGGTCCGCAAGGTCATCGCCACCTTCCTCTTTCTGGTCTCAATCTTCATTGGAGATCATTTCACTGCTCCGGAATGGAGCTACCGTCTCCTGTCCGCACTCAAACCCGTCACTTCTGGTGATACGGATCCTGTTTTTCATCATGACGTGACGTTTTATCTCTTCAGACTTCCCCTTTTGGAAGACCTTTTGGGACTTCTCGTTCCCTCTCTCCTTTTTGCAGCGATCCTTTCTGTAACACTTGGAAAAATGAACAACTCCTGGACCCTAAATAAAAATGTTCTTTCCCTGTCACCACGCTACCGTGCCAGAGTCTTTCCTCTGTTCGGACTCATTGCCATTGCACTCGCAATACGTGTTCAGCTCTCGCGCTACCGGTTGCTTTTTGAAAATGGAGATCTGATCTCCGGTCCCGGATATACAATCATGCATGCCACCATGCCAGCCATGGTTCTTCTGGAAATACTCCTGCTTCTTGTCGCCCTGACTTTTTTTCTCCTTGTTCGCCGTGGGTCTCCCTATGCGCCTTTCTCCCTCAGCCTGTTCGCCTTGGTCTTTGCATTTTTCGGTCTTTCTGTCGTCCCCACCCTGGTCGAACGCTTTGTCGTACTTCCCGACCAGTTTCACTATGAGAAACCGTATCTCAGAAAGAATATTTTCTGGACCCGAAAGGCCTACCGCCTTGACCGGATCACAATCAAACATATTCCCCGTCTGGACGGACTGGCACAAAGCGATATCGAATCCAACAGTGCCACCATCCGGAACATTCGTCTCTGGGACCATCGTCCGCTTCTGACCACCGTTCGGCAACTTCAGCAAATCCGGACATATTATCAGTTTCCCCTCCTGGCGCCGGACCGCTACAACCTCGACGGATCCATCCGACAGGTTTTGGTCGCCCCCAGGGAGTTGTCATACGGGAATCTGCCCTCTCCAAACTGGATCAATCTCCACCTTGCCTACACGCATGGCCATGGGCTGATCATGACCCCTGTAAACCGGGTCACCTCTGAAGGTCTCCCGGTCTTCTGGATAAAGAATATTCCTCCCCAGACCCGAAAGAACATGCGACTGGAGCATGCCCGCATATATTACGGCGACCAGTCGACCCCGTATGCTGTCGTCAACACAAAAGTCGGCGAGTTTGATTATCCGAAAGGCAGTCGCAATATTTACAATCACTACTCAGGAACAGGCGGAGTGCGCCTGAAGAATGCCGGACGAAGACTTCTGTACTCTTATGCATTCGGGACACTCAAGATCTCTCTTTCCAATGCCATCACCCCTGACAGTCGTATCCTCTATCATCGAAACATCTTTGATATCGTGCATAAACTGGCACCCTATCTGACTCTGGATCCGGACCCGGTTCCCATCATTACCCAAAAGGGCCGTCTCTTGTGGATGATCGATGCCTACACCACCTCAAGTCATTTTCCTTACGCCACTTCTCTCCCCGGCCCACAAGCCCTGATCAATCCCTTTTCGTCCTTTAACAGCGGGCACTACCCTGCACTTGTCACCTGGCCCCGGCAATTCAATTACATCCGAAATCCGGTCAAGATCCTTCTTGATCCCAAAAACGGGTTCCCGACATTTTATGTCACCGATCCTTCTGATCCCGTTCTGGAAACATACAGGAAACTCTCCCCTTCTCTGTATCATCCCCTGTCCGACATGCCAGACGATATTCGGACACACCTGCGATTTCCTCCGGCCATTTTCTCCATCATGGCGCGAATCAACGAGCTCTATCACATGACCAGCCCCCATACATTTTTTAACAAGGAAGACCTTTGGTCCCTGCCTCGACGCAACGACCAGCTCATGTCTCCGTATTATTCGATCATGAAGCTCCCCGGAGAGAAGTCCGAAGAATATGTGATGATGCTCCCCTATACACCGGCTCATCGACAGAATCTTTCCGCCTGGCTTGTCGGAAGATCCGACGGGACCCATCTGGGGGAAATGGTCGCCTATACATTCGCGAAAGAAAGACTGATTTATGGGCCGGACCAGATTGAAGCCAGGATCGACCAGAGAGGTCCGATTTCGAAACAGCTGACTCTCTGGAACCAGATGGGCTCCCATGTGGTTCGTGGAACGCTCCTGATCATTCCCATTGCCAATACACTGCTCTATGTCGAACCTCTTTATCTTGAGGCGACAAGCCCTGGGGCTCTTCCAGAACTTCGTCGCGTCATTCTGGCTGTGGGTGACCGCGTCGTGATGAGAAAAACGCTTTCCCAGGCACTGGAGGCGTTGTTCGAAGAATCCGGGGAAGGGGGGAACTCCGAAGAATCGGCCCCCCGAGAGGCCGGGACTCGCCATGAACCTCTGGGCGTGACGGGATGGGTCCGACTGCATCAATTGGCACAGGATGCACAGGATGCTTTCCAAAAATCCGATATTGCACGCTTCGGAAAAGATGTGCAGGAAATTCTGAAAGTCATTCAGGCACATCCTTAA
- the speD gene encoding adenosylmethionine decarboxylase, whose translation MHALGTHLLVELKDCQNERLNDVSFIRQAMLDAALEAKATIVDERFHEFSPFGVSGVVVIAESHLAIHTWPEYRYAAVDIFTCGDTLKPEVAALHLAKKFVSNNPSIHEVKRGIIGIQNEKVPHKTPGNEIEQGTGEKGKNSSDERSKDFEVVY comes from the coding sequence GTGCACGCATTGGGAACCCACCTCCTTGTCGAATTGAAGGATTGTCAAAACGAGAGACTCAATGATGTTTCCTTTATCCGCCAAGCCATGCTGGATGCCGCACTTGAAGCAAAAGCAACAATTGTTGACGAACGTTTTCATGAGTTCAGCCCATTCGGAGTCAGTGGCGTAGTCGTCATTGCCGAATCACACCTGGCCATTCACACCTGGCCCGAATACCGCTATGCAGCTGTCGACATTTTCACCTGTGGAGACACATTAAAGCCGGAAGTTGCTGCCCTTCATCTGGCCAAGAAGTTTGTCTCAAACAATCCCAGTATTCATGAAGTAAAACGCGGCATTATCGGAATTCAGAACGAAAAGGTCCCGCACAAAACTCCGGGAAATGAGATAGAACAAGGCACTGGAGAGAAAGGAAAAAATTCGTCTGATGAGCGCTCCAAGGACTTCGAAGTGGTATATTGA